One Myxococcales bacterium genomic region harbors:
- the ftsE gene encoding cell division ATP-binding protein FtsE, with amino-acid sequence MFEDVFKSYRPGAPVLRGMNLIIERGEFVFITGPSGSGKSTLLRLLYRAERVDDGRILFMGRDVARLREDSVPFLRRNIGVVFQDFKLVSSWTVFENVAITLEVIGVAPRLIKTRVGEALERVGLTGRGGDLAGVLSGGEQQRVAVARAIVGEPALILADEPTGNLDPQLAIDILGLFEEVHEQGTTVLFATHDRTLLDQRPRRIIVLDEGKAIDVPSGVATPDEPMYDNELPL; translated from the coding sequence ATGTTCGAGGACGTGTTCAAGTCGTACCGGCCGGGCGCGCCCGTGCTCCGCGGCATGAACCTCATCATCGAGCGCGGGGAGTTCGTGTTCATCACCGGGCCGAGCGGCTCGGGCAAGAGCACGCTCCTGCGCCTGCTCTACCGCGCCGAGCGCGTCGACGACGGGCGCATCCTGTTCATGGGGCGCGACGTGGCTCGCCTCCGCGAGGACTCGGTGCCGTTCCTCCGCCGCAACATCGGCGTCGTGTTCCAAGACTTCAAGCTCGTCTCGTCGTGGACGGTCTTCGAGAACGTGGCCATCACGCTCGAGGTCATCGGCGTCGCGCCTCGCCTCATCAAGACCCGCGTCGGCGAGGCCCTCGAGCGCGTCGGCCTCACGGGCCGCGGCGGCGACCTCGCCGGGGTCCTCTCGGGCGGCGAGCAGCAGCGCGTGGCCGTGGCGCGCGCCATCGTCGGGGAGCCCGCGCTCATCTTGGCCGACGAGCCCACCGGCAACCTCGACCCCCAGCTCGCGATCGACATCTTGGGCCTCTTCGAGGAGGTCCACGAGCAGGGCACCACGGTGCTCTTCGCCACGCACGACCGCACGCTCCTCGATCAGCGCCCGCGCCGCATCATCGTGCTCGACGAGGGCAAGGCGATCGACGTGCCCTCGGGCGTCGCTACGCCCGACGAGCCCATGTACGACAACGAGCTCCCGCTCTGA
- a CDS encoding ABC transporter permease has translation MSTTRRARRGMLREWRLHALSVFSLAVAFVCLGAALLVVTNLRAIEERWAHAGRASVYLKDGATQEDIDDLKKALEKVPGIIAVKYVSSGQARGDFGKVEAAQKGELAALPVEAFPSSLEVEVRPDMGDAELEATVNKLRQIPAVEDVETYQVWTARLSKLVRGGVTAAVLLAVVVFTSVLAVVGSTIRLALQRRKTEVEVLKLVGATDRFVKGPFLLEGSAQGAMGALGAIVLLAVLFFVVRGRLDGELALLVGVEPSFLPWHVALGMVLTGGLLGMTAASLGLRKLVTV, from the coding sequence ATCAGCACGACGCGCCGCGCCCGCCGCGGGATGCTCCGCGAGTGGCGCCTTCACGCCCTGAGCGTGTTCTCGCTCGCCGTCGCCTTCGTGTGCCTCGGCGCGGCTCTCTTGGTGGTCACGAACCTCCGCGCGATCGAGGAGCGCTGGGCCCACGCCGGGCGAGCCTCGGTCTACTTGAAGGACGGCGCCACCCAAGAGGACATCGACGACCTCAAGAAGGCGCTCGAGAAGGTCCCCGGGATCATCGCCGTGAAGTACGTCTCGTCGGGCCAGGCCCGCGGCGACTTCGGCAAGGTCGAGGCCGCGCAGAAGGGCGAGCTCGCGGCCCTCCCGGTCGAGGCGTTCCCCTCGTCGCTCGAGGTCGAGGTCCGCCCCGACATGGGCGACGCCGAGCTCGAGGCCACGGTGAACAAGCTCCGTCAGATCCCCGCGGTCGAGGACGTCGAGACGTACCAGGTGTGGACGGCGCGGCTCTCCAAGCTCGTTCGTGGTGGCGTCACCGCCGCCGTGCTGCTCGCCGTGGTCGTGTTCACGTCGGTGCTCGCGGTCGTCGGCTCGACGATCCGCCTCGCCCTCCAGCGCCGCAAGACCGAGGTCGAGGTGCTGAAGCTCGTCGGCGCGACCGACCGCTTCGTGAAGGGGCCCTTCTTGCTCGAGGGGAGCGCACAAGGTGCGATGGGCGCGCTCGGGGCGATCGTGCTGCTCGCGGTGCTCTTCTTCGTCGTCCGCGGCCGGCTCGACGGAGAGCTCGCGCTGCTCGTCGGCGTGGAGCCCTCGTTCCTCCCCTGGCACGTCGCGCTCGGCATGGTGCTCACCGGGGGCCTGCTCGGCATGACCGCCGCGTCGCTCGGCCTCCGCAAGCTCGTCACGGTGTGA